The Parafrankia discariae nucleotide sequence GGAACGCCGCTCCGTGCACGGCCGACCTGCGGGCACGGCCCGACCCGCGGGCATCCCTGGCTATGAAGGTGGGAGTGGGGACCGTTCGTCGGTGGGAGTGGGGGCCAGCTGTTCAGGCGGGTTGGGTCGTGTCGGTGGGAGTGGGGACCGGGGTGGGTGGGCGGCCGTTCGGGCTGGTGCGGGCGCGGGTGTGGGCGAGGCGGTAGGACTGGGTGCCGGTCTCGATGATCGTGCCGTCGAAGGTGAGGCGGTCGACGATCGCGGAGCAGAGGCGGGGGTCGGTGAAGGTTTTGGTCCAGCCGCCGAAGCTTTCATTCGAGGCGA carries:
- a CDS encoding ATP-binding protein, producing ASNESFGGWTKTFTDPRLCSAIVDRLTFDGTIIETGTQSYRLAHTRARTSPNGRPPTPVPTPTDTTQPA